Below is a genomic region from Megalopta genalis isolate 19385.01 chromosome 10, iyMegGena1_principal, whole genome shotgun sequence.
GGTTGGACAGTAGGTTGTCCAGAGGGAAGAAAGAATTCGGGTCTACCGTAATTAGGGCACTTCGAATTTGGATTCTTGACTGTGGACTGATACGCACAACGAAATAACAAACACAATAATAGCGAAATTGTCCTGCCAAAAAGAAAAACATTCTTTGCCTAAACTCGTGAGAACAGTCTCTACACTATCATACGATCGTGAACCATTTATTCCAGTGCAGCTGCCATACTTTTAACATTTCTATTGCCCACAGACAgtgcaaaattaaaagaaaaaaagaacgaacATTGCTCCCGCCATGCACTGCCATAAAATGTCTTACGATCATCACTACTATTCTTTGCCGACGTCTTTGACCTTCGCTCTGTACAGACAGAATAAAAATAGAGAGCAGAAAGCAACTCCAGCCACTGTCTGAACGTATACAACGCTAAGACTGTTTATACTTGAATTAAAAATGCCGAGCGCAATCTCTCCTGTCTTACTAGAAGCAACACGACAACTTTTTGTGGTTGCTACACCTAACAGTCTCTACGAGAAAAAATGGAATGCTGATGGACCTATGCACTCTATCGAATTGGATGTAATCACTTAACGAATTAACGAGATTTTTTAGACAATACATAATCTTGCCCCAAACAGAAATTGTATATTGTTTGAATAAAACTACCGCGTAACTGTATCCATTagcattttatttttttacaattgtaTGTCTGTGTTATGTACTAGGTTCTCAGTTAGTATTCTGAGGATATCTTCAAGATTTTGAAATTAAAACAATGTATTTAAATCAtgtgaaataaacaaataaatactgtCCAAACAATCGCCTGTGTTTCAATCAATACCAAATTGAAGATATCGAATAATAATTAAGCTAATAATAAGCTAGATTcgttaattaaaaattacagaAACATGAAAAACTTAAAAATCAATGGCAAGGTCAAAATCCTCATTATCATCAAAAATATTTGTTGCATCTACTGTTTTCTCCAGATCATTGTTTTTAGAATTTCGACTTTCACTATCATTCTTTGTATCCGATGCAATATGATATATTTCTTGTTTTACAAGATTATCAGATTCTTCTTCATCATTGGAACTAGCATTCTGTTGAGAATCATTGTGGTAGAAAGAATGACTATTTTGAGAACATCCACACGATGCGTTATCATTAGACAAGTTTAGAGAATCATCAGTTGTTTCATTAACTTGTTGATAATCTGCAGTTTGCACACTATTAAATAGACCTTCATCAGAAGTATCCAAATACTTTGCCCATTTATTTTCAGGTACCTTCAATCTAGGTTCATCGGTATAATCATTGTGTTGACTGTCATATGAGTTAGTAGCCATTTCGAATGATGGATACGATTGATCCTCATTTTCTTTCATGGCGTTCAATTTTTGAACCTGAATGCGACAATCTTTGCCCGATCCTTGGAAAAAAATCTAAGAACATTGGCCGACCGTTATTTTGTGATTGATTAAATCAAACATTCTGCTTTGGTCTCCACTATAAAATGACTGTGAAAACACAATAAATGAATtcgtaaaataataattaactcACGCGTCTGAAGGTTTGCTTCGTGTTACATATTTTACATTGCCATTTCTTTGCTTTCTTGACTATGTGAACCTAGAAAATACATCctagatgaaacatttgaaattGTGAACCAAAGCTACAATTTTAGGAACTATATTACTTACCTGATACatactgcaagaacaacaacatagaATGTTCATTTGTTGCGACATATTGATGAAATTCGTAAATTTGTAAGTAAAAGAAAGGTTTAAATCTCCTCAACATCAAAGTACAACACTTTCGGAACAATTTCAAACTTCGAACAACATATGACGTGCAGCGACACAGGACGAGTAACATTTGAACTTTAATTTCATCGCCGATTTCGTCACTTCCGCTGAAGGAATTTAAACGGACTACTTCCGGTTTCGGTGACGAATCAAAGACTAACAATAAGTTTCGGTGTCGATTTCAATTGCGGTGAAAAATACGGTGCATTTGCTGAAAGTAATATGTAAGCTTGTTTATTTTAATTAGTACATTCTATTTTACAGTAAATTTCATACGGAATTTGTTACAACGCATTCAATGAATACGAATATTACATTTGGGTAGAGCTGCCTTGATTTCTGCACAAACAGCCTCCAGATTTTCAACATATGATAGTCCTTGAAGATCTATTTCCTCCAAATTTCTGGAAACAATATGTGCAATTAATTAGAATACAAAAATCGTCAATATCCGATTTACTGTGCATACTTGAGATTTTTTAATTCCCGTAACCCATCATCAGTAATACTTTTCAAGTTCAGTAGCAATACTTGAGTAAGTGAACTTTCTAGTATAGGTAGCATTGATATAGCCTTGTCATTTATATATCTACAGTTATCCAACTTTATTGTCTTTATATGTTTGCATCCCTCTAATATAATAGGTCAAATGAATATATTAATAACTCTTATGCAAACACAATCTTAAACAACACCCACCAAAGTGTGGAAATCCAACATAACTAATTCCAGCATCTATAGCATTAACAacttcaattttataattagCATATGTTGTTGGTAGCGCATTATAATCTGTTATTTCTTCTGGAGAGTCTTTCCACTTGACAAATGCTCCATTTCGCAGGAGCCATTCTGCACAAGAAATATCAGGACCAAGTTGTTTTCTACGCTCTTCATTAACacttaaaaaaataaatttttctattgcAAAATTGCTTTATTGTCTTGCACATTAATTCTACAGAGTTAATAAAGTTTAATATTAACAAACTACACAACTTATTGTTAATATTGTAACAGATTTGAAATTACTTTCCATAGATTTCTAAAATGCACAACAATCTCCACAGGGTTAGGTGTTTAGCAATAATTCAATATGATACCTATTAAATGCAACAGTAAGCCAGTAAAAGATGGATTTGTGTTGATGTCTTGTGCAGTGCTGTACAGAGGAATTTAATCTGCCCAGAGCCTGCAaagaaataaattacattagaaATTTCTGATGAATATATGATAAACGCATTTCGTTTTTAGTCATACGTATAATGtcattttcttcgttgtttatttCAACCTATCTCATCCGTTCGGCTTACATTACTGAAGTGTAAGTCACATttaacgatttagatttaacattTACGTTGTATCAACGTACATAAATTGCGCAAGATTAAGTACCAGTGCTCCGATAGGTGGTAGCACAATTCAGTCAGATAAAGAAATTATATTTCACCTGTGGTAAAATTCccgcaagaataacaagagatTTATATTTCCTTGCGTTTATACTTTATTTACGGATACATGTGGAAACTATCAAGTTAAGAACAATGGCTAGAAATTAGAGGAATTCCCGCTAGAGTTTATTCAAAGTATGTAGACATTGTTCCCTCCAGATGTCGTCGACGAACTATGATTCCAACAATCGTTGTATGTTGCATTCTATGTTCTTCGTAGTTTCTGGCTTTCATAATTGTATGTGCCGCCGGTTTGAAGAGTCAAAACAAACTTGTGTAAATTCGTTCAGCAGAAATTACATTTTGAGGGAAGCCAACAACACAGCAGCGATATGAGTCGAAGAAAAAGGGCGAAGGTATGTTTTGTTGTGTCACTCAAGattaatataaatgttatttgattttgaaggtTATTTTCACAGAAACTATTATGGTCAATGTTTGAGATTTTATATTCTGAAATATTACACACAATATTAGACTTCTGTTTATTTTCCTACGATCTCTGATAAACTGTCATTCAAGAAAACATGTCAATCTAGAGTTTGTGCGTAGCCAGGGTACACGTTTTAGTGTTGTAAACAACTATACTAGGTTATGTTTTGATTAAAcccattattttttatttgtaccTTTATGACAGGTAGTCATAAGCTTTAAGTATTCCAATTGATTTATACATGATCCGTACGAGTCAAAATGTAAGTGTTTTATGGAACTTTTATGTCATAAATTGAGTTAGAGGTGTTTAACCTATATGTCAAAGTAGATTTCTACTGCCTTGTTAAACTTGATTTACCAATGATCTATGATTAAAAGTATTTGTATTGATAACTATATTAGTAGTTCTTTCTATCACACCTATTTTTATATAGGTGGAATATAGAGAAATGGAAGAGAAGTATAATCAGTTGGAAGATGAAAATGCATCTGACACATCGGAGAAATCTAAAACTGGTCTTGTGACACCAGAGAAAAAACCTGTGCCCGAAGTTAAGAAAGAATCTGAGATTCCCATACCACAAGCTGCCCCTACATCATCGGCAGCAAAGTTAGAAGTTAAAGAGGAAGATGAGCAAGACAGTGATCACGAAGATCCACATGGTAAATATATcttttaagaaaatatttttcattccaTAAGAAGAGTTTAATGTACATTTGTGATTACAGTGAAAGAATTATTAAATGGATTAGAAGGAGCAGCATTTCAGAGTCGTCTTCCTTTCGATAAATTAACTTCTACAGAGGCTGCTTGTTTCCCAGATGTTTCAGGTGGACCACCACAAACACAGAAAGTATTTCTGCATATTAGGAATAGGCTTGTAAGTCATTCAGCTATAAATAATTGACAAAGCTACAAATATTTTGAACTTTAAAGCTTTCTTACAAATTATCTTGCTTACTTTAGTTACAGTTATGGTTGGAAAATGCAAAACAGCAATTAATCGTTGAAAATGCATTACCTGCAATAGAACCGCCATATAACAGTGATACAGTGTTGGCACGAAGAATTCATGCATTTTTGGAAAGACATGGTTTCATAAATTTCGGTGTATTCAAACGATTAAAAGTAAGTATAATGAATAGCTACATAATACTGGAAATGTATTAATGCATCATAATCTTTCAGCCATTACCTACGAAGAAGGTAGGTAAAGTAATAGTGATAGGAGCCGGTATCGCCGGTTTAGCCGCAGCTCAGCAGATGCAGCAATTCGGTTT
It encodes:
- the LOC117220298 gene encoding MRN complex-interacting protein isoform X1, which translates into the protein MSQQMNILCCCSCSMYQVHIVKKAKKWQCKICNTKQTFRRIFFQGSGKDCRIQVQKLNAMKENEDQSYPSFEMATNSYDSQHNDYTDEPRLKVPENKWAKYLDTSDEGLFNSVQTADYQQVNETTDDSLNLSNDNASCGCSQNSHSFYHNDSQQNASSNDEEESDNLVKQEIYHIASDTKNDSESRNSKNNDLEKTVDATNIFDDNEDFDLAIDF
- the LOC117220298 gene encoding ATP synthase subunit s, mitochondrial isoform X2; the encoded protein is MTLYALGRLNSSVQHCTRHQHKSIFYWLTVAFNSVNEERRKQLGPDISCAEWLLRNGAFVKWKDSPEEITDYNALPTTYANYKIEVVNAIDAGISYVGFPHFEGCKHIKTIKLDNCRYINDKAISMLPILESSLTQVLLLNLKSITDDGLRELKNLKNLEEIDLQGLSYVENLEAVCAEIKAALPKSNAPYFSPQLKSTPKLIVSL